Proteins encoded within one genomic window of Raineyella fluvialis:
- a CDS encoding RNA ligase family protein, with amino-acid sequence MLASPASDVPSALRGFGGAAVAVDAKLDGIRIQVHRAGDEVAVFTRSLDEITDRVPEIVSLVRGLPLRSVVLDGEALLLGADGRPRAFQETGARTMTHPAEGLAGDAPLSAFFFDILHLDGRDLIDAAAAARIEALGEVVPGEAIVPRLIGADPTTVQEWFATVLGRGYEGIVVKDLSASYAAGRRGAAWVKVKPRHTLDLVVLAVEWGSGRRTGLLSNIHLGARDGDAFVMLGKTFKGMSDEMLAWQTARFLELETGRQGHVVQLRPEQVVEVAFDGVQRSVRYPGGVTLRFARVVRYRSDKTAAEADTLADVRALAPR; translated from the coding sequence ATGCTCGCCTCGCCCGCCTCCGATGTGCCCAGCGCCCTGCGGGGATTCGGCGGGGCTGCGGTGGCGGTCGATGCCAAGCTGGACGGCATCCGGATCCAGGTGCACCGGGCCGGAGACGAGGTCGCTGTCTTCACCCGCTCACTGGACGAGATCACCGACCGGGTGCCTGAGATCGTCTCGCTCGTCCGTGGCCTGCCGCTCCGCTCGGTCGTGCTCGACGGCGAGGCACTCCTGCTCGGCGCGGACGGACGGCCGCGGGCCTTCCAGGAGACCGGTGCTCGGACGATGACGCACCCAGCGGAGGGGCTCGCCGGCGACGCGCCCCTCAGTGCGTTCTTCTTCGACATCCTGCACCTCGACGGGCGCGACCTGATCGATGCCGCGGCCGCGGCGAGGATCGAGGCCCTGGGCGAAGTCGTGCCGGGCGAGGCGATCGTCCCCCGGCTGATCGGCGCCGATCCGACCACCGTGCAGGAGTGGTTCGCCACGGTGCTCGGACGCGGCTACGAGGGCATCGTCGTCAAGGACCTCTCCGCCTCGTACGCCGCCGGGCGACGCGGCGCCGCTTGGGTGAAGGTGAAGCCTCGTCACACCCTCGACCTCGTCGTCCTGGCCGTGGAGTGGGGCAGTGGCCGTCGTACGGGACTGCTGTCCAACATTCATCTCGGGGCCAGGGACGGGGACGCGTTCGTGATGCTGGGGAAGACCTTCAAAGGCATGTCCGACGAGATGCTGGCCTGGCAGACCGCCCGCTTCCTCGAACTCGAGACCGGCCGGCAGGGGCACGTCGTGCAGCTGCGACCCGAGCAGGTGGTGGAGGTGGCCTTCGACGGGGTCCAGCGGTCCGTGCGCTACCCCGGCGGCGTCACCCTGCGGTTCGCCCGGGTGGTGCGCTATCGGAGCGACAAGACGGCGGCCGAGGCGGACACCTTGGCGGACGTCCGGGCGCTCGCGCCGCGGTGA
- a CDS encoding LLM class flavin-dependent oxidoreductase, whose translation MTDDSATHTPFELGLFTFGELTRDRDTRRLLPAAQRLGEFVDLAILADRAGLDVFGVGEHHRPDFAIASPPVVLAAIAQATERIRLTSTVTVLSTADPVKVFEDFATVDLLSGGRAEITAGRGAYVESFPLFGQRLEDYDDLFEEKLDLLLRLGEAPEVTWQGRFRPALEGVGVYPRPVQDALPVWIAVGGTPASVIRAGRLGLPMYLAILGQPDRFQPLAGLYRRTAASYGHDPAALTLGVTSHVHVARTSQQARDEFYPYYSRYIGDNMPGAHGVPLAREAFEAWAGPRGALFAGSPQEVIEKILWEHEILGHRRFLAQIGLGGLPYATTAAAVELLATEVLPVVRREIG comes from the coding sequence ATGACCGACGACAGCGCGACGCACACTCCGTTCGAACTGGGCCTCTTCACGTTCGGCGAGCTGACTCGCGACCGGGACACCAGGCGGCTCCTGCCGGCAGCCCAGCGGCTGGGAGAGTTCGTAGACCTCGCGATCCTGGCCGACCGGGCGGGATTGGATGTCTTCGGCGTCGGTGAGCACCACCGACCGGACTTCGCCATCGCCTCGCCGCCGGTGGTGCTCGCCGCGATCGCCCAGGCGACCGAACGGATCCGTCTCACCAGCACCGTCACGGTGCTCTCGACGGCCGATCCGGTGAAGGTCTTCGAGGACTTCGCGACCGTGGACCTGTTGTCCGGCGGCCGGGCCGAGATCACCGCGGGCCGCGGCGCCTACGTCGAGTCCTTCCCGCTCTTCGGTCAGCGTCTCGAGGACTACGACGACCTCTTCGAGGAGAAGCTCGACCTGCTCCTGCGACTCGGGGAGGCACCGGAGGTGACCTGGCAGGGCCGCTTCCGACCGGCGCTGGAGGGGGTCGGCGTCTATCCTCGCCCCGTCCAGGACGCCCTGCCGGTCTGGATAGCGGTGGGGGGCACCCCGGCCAGCGTGATCCGCGCCGGCCGCCTGGGTCTGCCGATGTACCTGGCGATCCTTGGACAGCCCGACCGCTTCCAGCCGCTCGCCGGTCTGTACCGCCGGACGGCGGCCTCGTACGGTCACGACCCGGCCGCGTTGACCCTCGGAGTCACCAGCCATGTGCACGTCGCCCGGACGTCACAACAGGCGCGCGACGAGTTCTACCCGTACTACAGCCGCTACATCGGCGACAACATGCCGGGCGCCCACGGCGTCCCGCTCGCCCGCGAGGCCTTCGAGGCCTGGGCGGGCCCGCGGGGGGCTCTCTTCGCCGGCAGCCCGCAGGAGGTGATCGAGAAGATCCTGTGGGAGCACGAGATCCTCGGCCACCGACGCTTCCTGGCCCAGATCGGACTGGGCGGCCTGCCGTACGCCACGACGGCCGCAGCGGTGGAACTCCTGGCCACCGAGGTGCTGCCGGTCGTACGTCGCGAGATCGGCTGA
- a CDS encoding tocopherol cyclase family protein — MPEREHSGRRSGPAPQGHGWARILSAYRASGADLPWGDPRRAHGVAMEGYYWRFSDASASRVVVALIGVNRGPHGPWATVGLAGSNGFLRTAALPGAWADPYGLGAASPRPGAVAAPSFTGDDRMVRVDLGPDAQLSVRLEVRDPWPPRRALGGSSGFQLVPGLNQYWHPWLLGGRATGEATLGGEVWHLEGAAAYGEKNWGKEGFPEAWWCGQAHGFADPGVCVAFAGGQVVAGPLSTSVTALVVRLPDGRVLRLGNPGTSPVRADIGPGRWHLDGHARQWRVIVEGQAEPGRAHVLPVPLPSEERNVAGALEHLAARLTLRVERRGRPYWTGESTLAGLELGGLDRAREEVVRRGASPDATDSAPAVA, encoded by the coding sequence ATGCCTGAGCGTGAGCACTCCGGGCGACGATCCGGCCCGGCGCCCCAGGGTCACGGCTGGGCCCGGATCCTGTCCGCCTACCGTGCCTCCGGGGCGGACCTTCCCTGGGGGGACCCCCGGCGGGCGCACGGCGTGGCGATGGAGGGCTACTACTGGCGGTTCAGCGATGCCTCCGCCTCGCGCGTCGTGGTCGCCCTGATCGGGGTGAACCGCGGGCCCCATGGCCCGTGGGCGACGGTCGGACTCGCCGGCAGTAACGGCTTCCTGCGGACGGCAGCACTGCCCGGTGCGTGGGCGGATCCGTACGGCCTGGGGGCGGCCTCGCCTCGGCCCGGGGCGGTCGCCGCCCCCTCGTTCACCGGCGATGACCGTATGGTCAGAGTCGACCTGGGCCCGGACGCCCAGCTGTCCGTACGCCTCGAGGTGCGGGATCCGTGGCCACCGCGCCGGGCCCTCGGAGGGTCGAGCGGCTTCCAGCTGGTTCCCGGCCTCAACCAGTACTGGCACCCGTGGCTGCTGGGCGGGCGGGCCACCGGAGAGGCGACGCTCGGAGGCGAGGTCTGGCACCTCGAGGGCGCGGCAGCGTACGGCGAGAAGAACTGGGGCAAGGAGGGCTTCCCCGAGGCGTGGTGGTGCGGCCAGGCCCACGGGTTCGCCGATCCCGGCGTCTGCGTGGCGTTCGCCGGGGGGCAGGTCGTCGCCGGGCCCCTGTCCACCTCCGTCACCGCCCTCGTCGTGCGTCTGCCGGACGGCCGGGTCCTACGGCTCGGCAATCCAGGCACCAGCCCGGTGCGGGCCGACATCGGACCGGGACGCTGGCACCTCGACGGCCACGCCCGGCAGTGGCGGGTCATCGTGGAGGGTCAGGCCGAGCCCGGCCGGGCCCATGTCCTCCCGGTGCCGCTGCCCAGCGAGGAACGCAACGTCGCCGGCGCCCTGGAACACCTCGCCGCCCGGCTGACCCTGCGGGTCGAGCGTCGCGGACGCCCGTACTGGACGGGGGAGAGCACCCTGGCTGGCCTCGAACTCGGCGGACTCGATCGGGCCCGGGAGGAAGTCGTACGCCGGGGCGCTTCCCCCGACGCCACCGACTCCGCACCGGCGGTGGCGTGA
- a CDS encoding metallopeptidase family protein: MVDISEEEFEAYVDAAIASVPEALLDLVENCILVIEDDPPADMPSLLGLYQGVPLDRRGHYYSGVLPDRILIFRRPLVRMCATVEELQEQVRITVVHEIAHFFGIDDARLHELGYA; the protein is encoded by the coding sequence ATGGTCGACATCTCCGAGGAGGAGTTCGAGGCGTACGTCGACGCGGCCATCGCCTCGGTGCCCGAGGCGCTGCTGGATCTCGTCGAGAACTGCATCCTGGTGATCGAGGACGATCCGCCGGCCGACATGCCCTCCCTGCTCGGCCTCTACCAGGGCGTCCCCCTCGATCGGAGGGGGCACTACTACTCCGGTGTGCTGCCGGACCGGATCCTGATCTTCCGCCGTCCGCTGGTGCGCATGTGCGCGACGGTCGAGGAGCTGCAGGAGCAGGTCAGGATCACCGTCGTCCACGAGATCGCCCACTTCTTCGGCATCGACGATGCCCGCCTGCACGAGCTCGGTTATGCCTGA
- the mqo gene encoding malate dehydrogenase (quinone): protein MAFGKHKPGRWPVEAEEVDVALIGGGVLSATFGLMLHMLQPDWTIMGFERLPKVAKESSNPWNNAGTGHAGLCELNYTKEKPDGSMDNSKPIDINEQFQVSRELWSHFVEAGVLGHPETFINSCPHMSMVHGEEDIDFLRRRWEGLKENPLFAAMEFSDDQEKIREWAPNLVQGRDPQERIAVTYDPTGTDVNFGSITRQIFNYLEFHGVFVETSKEVTDLKQNSDGSWTLRVADHHRRKEGRAEDKFVRAKFVFNGAGGWALKMMQKAGVPEVNGYALFPVSGAFLSTTDPQIVATHTVKVYGKAKVGAPPMSNPHMDARIINTNRSVLFGPYAGLDPRFLKFGSWFDMPKMIRTGNIMAVLNVAKDNLALIKLLVGMIFMTPGQKLRELREFSPSADMTDWRMIKAGQRAQIIKTNADGRGGKLEFGTEVITNADGTLATVLGASPGASTAVPIMLELLERCFPDKIEEWTPKIREVIPTYGKKLSDDPQLAYETMKKTAEVLHITAPAPVTQS, encoded by the coding sequence GTGGCGTTCGGCAAGCACAAACCAGGCAGATGGCCCGTGGAGGCCGAGGAAGTCGACGTCGCGCTGATCGGCGGCGGCGTGCTCAGTGCGACCTTCGGTCTGATGCTGCACATGCTGCAGCCCGACTGGACCATCATGGGGTTCGAGCGGCTGCCCAAGGTCGCCAAAGAGTCCTCCAACCCGTGGAACAACGCGGGTACTGGTCACGCCGGTCTGTGCGAGCTGAACTACACCAAGGAAAAGCCGGACGGCTCGATGGACAACTCCAAGCCTATCGACATCAACGAGCAGTTCCAGGTCAGCCGTGAGCTGTGGTCCCACTTCGTCGAGGCGGGCGTCCTCGGTCACCCCGAGACCTTCATCAACTCCTGCCCGCACATGTCGATGGTGCACGGCGAGGAGGACATCGACTTCCTGCGTCGCCGTTGGGAGGGTCTGAAGGAGAACCCGCTGTTCGCGGCGATGGAGTTCTCCGATGACCAGGAGAAGATCCGGGAGTGGGCTCCCAACCTCGTCCAGGGGCGCGATCCCCAGGAGCGGATCGCGGTCACGTACGATCCCACCGGCACCGACGTGAACTTCGGCTCCATCACCCGCCAGATCTTCAACTACCTCGAGTTCCACGGCGTCTTCGTCGAGACCTCGAAGGAGGTCACCGACCTCAAGCAGAACTCTGATGGCTCCTGGACGCTGCGCGTCGCCGATCACCATCGCCGTAAGGAGGGCCGGGCCGAGGACAAGTTCGTCCGGGCCAAGTTCGTCTTCAACGGCGCCGGCGGCTGGGCCCTGAAGATGATGCAGAAGGCCGGCGTGCCCGAGGTCAACGGCTACGCGCTGTTCCCGGTCTCCGGAGCCTTCCTGTCGACGACCGACCCGCAGATCGTCGCCACCCACACGGTGAAGGTCTACGGCAAGGCCAAGGTCGGCGCGCCGCCGATGTCCAACCCGCACATGGACGCGCGGATCATCAACACCAACCGGTCGGTCCTCTTCGGGCCGTACGCCGGGCTGGATCCCCGCTTCCTCAAGTTCGGCTCCTGGTTCGACATGCCGAAGATGATCCGCACCGGCAACATCATGGCGGTGCTGAACGTGGCCAAGGACAACCTGGCCCTGATCAAGCTGCTCGTGGGGATGATCTTCATGACCCCGGGTCAGAAGCTCAGGGAGCTGCGTGAGTTCTCACCCAGCGCCGACATGACCGACTGGCGGATGATCAAGGCCGGCCAGCGTGCCCAGATCATCAAGACCAACGCGGACGGCCGCGGCGGCAAACTGGAGTTCGGCACCGAGGTCATCACCAACGCCGACGGCACCCTGGCCACCGTCCTCGGGGCGTCGCCGGGTGCGTCGACGGCCGTGCCGATCATGCTCGAGCTGCTCGAGCGCTGCTTCCCCGACAAGATCGAGGAATGGACCCCCAAGATCAGGGAGGTCATCCCCACGTACGGCAAGAAGCTGTCGGACGACCCGCAGCTGGCGTACGAGACGATGAAGAAGACCGCCGAGGTGCTGCACATCACCGCCCCGGCCCCGGTCACCCAGTCCTGA
- a CDS encoding aminotransferase class IV, with protein sequence MDDSVLVMIEGPERPRPRPADALRIVDAMVGQVRVNDLGVTRGDGIFEVAGSLDGRVQALQAHLDRFSRSARLMDLPAPDHEVYRVAVRTALERLDAQYPGRELSCKFILTRGQEYPPGIEGATGWAVAMLGPDYSVAREQGISVVVLSRGVPRDVMASAPWLLAGAKSLSYAINRSVIREAHRRGQDDTLFVSSDGYVLEGPTSSFLVRLGGTIVTPPAEDGVLPGTTQASAFRWFEQHGVPTATRSIRIEELDEAEAAWFTSSTRLAAPVRQLDGRALPVDPHMTAALNRFLLDRDG encoded by the coding sequence ATGGACGACAGCGTGCTGGTGATGATCGAGGGCCCGGAGCGGCCACGCCCCCGACCTGCTGACGCCCTTCGGATCGTCGACGCCATGGTCGGTCAGGTACGGGTCAACGATCTGGGGGTGACCCGGGGGGACGGCATCTTCGAGGTCGCCGGGTCCCTCGACGGTCGGGTCCAGGCGCTGCAGGCCCACCTCGACCGGTTCTCCCGTTCCGCCCGGCTGATGGACCTCCCGGCCCCGGACCACGAGGTCTACCGGGTGGCCGTCCGCACCGCGCTCGAGCGGCTCGACGCGCAGTACCCCGGCCGCGAACTCTCCTGCAAGTTCATCCTCACCCGCGGCCAGGAGTATCCGCCCGGGATCGAAGGAGCGACCGGCTGGGCCGTCGCCATGCTGGGCCCCGATTACTCGGTGGCTCGTGAGCAGGGGATCAGCGTGGTGGTGCTCAGCCGCGGCGTCCCCCGAGACGTGATGGCCTCCGCTCCCTGGCTCCTGGCGGGTGCGAAGTCCCTCTCGTACGCGATCAACCGCTCCGTGATCCGGGAGGCTCATCGCCGTGGTCAGGACGACACGCTGTTCGTCTCGTCCGACGGCTACGTCCTCGAGGGGCCCACGTCCTCGTTCCTGGTCAGGCTGGGCGGCACCATCGTGACTCCTCCCGCCGAGGACGGAGTCCTTCCGGGCACCACCCAGGCGTCTGCCTTCCGCTGGTTCGAGCAACACGGGGTCCCCACCGCTACGCGGTCGATCCGGATCGAGGAGCTGGACGAGGCCGAGGCCGCCTGGTTCACCTCGAGCACCCGGCTCGCTGCTCCGGTGCGGCAATTGGACGGCCGAGCACTGCCTGTCGATCCGCACATGACCGCTGCGCTGAACCGTTTCCTCCTGGACCGAGACGGGTAG